A genomic region of Rhodospirillales bacterium contains the following coding sequences:
- the sufC gene encoding Fe-S cluster assembly ATPase SufC, producing MIKINNLHAAINGTDILKGIDLEINDGEVHAIMGPNGSGKSTLSYALAGRDGYEITQGTAMFNGADLLGLDPEERAALGVFLAFQYPVEIPGVTLKQFLKTAINAQRKARGEGELDALEMLKLFKAKQKELGVVDEMLNRAVNVGFSGGEKKRAEVLQMALLEPKFAILDETDSGLDIDALKVVADGVNALRAADRSFLVITHYQRLLDYIKPDVVHVLAGGRIVKTGGPELALQLEEKGYAEFVESAA from the coding sequence ATGATCAAAATTAACAACCTGCACGCCGCGATTAACGGCACGGACATTCTCAAGGGCATTGATCTGGAAATCAATGACGGCGAGGTCCATGCCATTATGGGGCCGAACGGCTCCGGGAAAAGCACGCTGTCTTACGCGCTGGCGGGCCGTGACGGCTACGAAATCACGCAAGGCACCGCGATGTTCAACGGTGCCGACCTTCTGGGCCTTGATCCGGAAGAGCGCGCGGCTCTTGGCGTTTTCCTCGCGTTCCAGTACCCGGTCGAAATCCCCGGCGTGACGCTGAAACAGTTCCTGAAAACCGCGATCAACGCCCAGCGCAAGGCACGGGGTGAAGGCGAGCTTGACGCGCTTGAGATGCTCAAGCTGTTCAAGGCCAAACAAAAGGAACTCGGCGTGGTTGATGAAATGCTCAATCGCGCGGTGAATGTCGGTTTTTCCGGCGGCGAGAAAAAACGCGCCGAAGTCCTGCAAATGGCGCTTCTGGAACCGAAATTCGCGATCCTCGATGAAACCGACAGCGGCCTTGATATCGACGCGCTGAAGGTCGTGGCCGACGGGGTTAACGCCCTGCGCGCGGCGGACCGCTCGTTCCTTGTGATTACCCATTACCAGCGCCTTCTCGATTACATCAAGCCGGACGTCGTGCATGTTCTGGCGGGCGGGCGCATTGTGAAAACCGGCGGGCCGGAACTGGCCCTGCAACTGGAAGAAAAAGGTTATGCGGAGTTCGTTGAAAGTGCTGCCTGA